One window from the genome of Xiphophorus hellerii strain 12219 chromosome 16, Xiphophorus_hellerii-4.1, whole genome shotgun sequence encodes:
- the LOC116736120 gene encoding zinc finger protein 300-like isoform X3 — protein MASRVSIHSQLSSVMETMAKSAFSQVCKLVDQDSAELRSELSRLLFANSALTEKVNSLECELTSVVRDTPKKSRSYCSVGVQTVCSRDEKHHDVTCPPTIEGIFGKDWCINLWKDRDPYSPQRCTDSPGSPDDEPTAAQSDQVTLAEIKKEELMPNAATNSDELVASEEAISNDEHEESMAEELDQKSVDYPVDGSTCSLPLDQGGQQDSLLESTEETLVQFISINDTTEEDFSAHIIPIEVEDDDAEEEEDDDDVQFVQASHNEAELSPAVGPSHDEQQTLPTNSTDNCFTNVKDLPKNLNVVSVKTTRAPKSNTFTCHVCSRTFFHKGTLTHHMKSHKTNFCSICKQHFPQKKLNSHRCVPPVLHQRISKSCELCGKIFANQSALRIHYVVHTGEKPYRCSLCGKRFTQKGNLKCHLRIHTGERPFLCVKCGKTFTQKVNLNHHLMAHLNREVVGGASVCQKQPKPSNM, from the exons ATGGCGAGCCGCGTCTCCATTCACTCCCAGCTCTCCTCCGTCATGGAGACGATGGCGAAGTCTGCGTTTAGCCAGGTCTGCAAGCTGGTGGACCAGGACTCAGCCGAGCTGCGGTCGGAGCTGTCCCGGCTTCTGTTTGCCAATTCAGCCCTGACGGAGAAAGTGAACAGTCTGGAGTGCGAACTAACAAGTGTGGTCAGAGACACGCCCAAGAAAAGTAGAAGTTATTGCAGCGTAGGTGTGCAAACTGTCTGCAGCAGAGACGAGAAGCATCATGATG TGACCTGCCCTCCCACTATAGAGGGGATCTTTGGAAAAGACTGGTGTATAAATCTGTGGAAGGACAGAGATCCATACAGTCCCCAGAGATGCACAGACTCACCAGGGTCTCCTGATGATGAG CCTACAGCAGCTCAGTCGGACCAAGTCACACTTGCCGAGATCAAAAAAGAGGAGTTGATGCCAAATGCTGCCACTAACTCAG ATGAGTTAGTGGCATCTGAGGAAGCAATTTCCAATGACG AACACGAAGAAAGCATGGCTGAGGAATTGGACCAGAAGTCAGTGGATTACCCTGTCGATGGCAGTACTTGCAGCTTGCCACTTGATCAGGGTGGACAGCAGGATTCATTATTAGAAAGTACAGAAGAAACACTTGTGCAGTTTATCAGTATCAATGATACAACAGAAGAGGACTTTAGCGCCCATATCATACCAATTGAAGTGGAGGATGACGatgcggaggaggaggaggatgatgatgatgttcagTTTGTCCAAGCAAGTCACAATGAAGCAGAATTGAGCCCTGCAGTCGGGCCCAGTCACGACGAACAGCAGACATTACCAACAAACAGCACTGACAACTGTTTCACTAATGTTAAAGACCTCCCTAAAAACTTGAATGTGGTCAGTGTGAAAACGACCAGAGCTCCAAAAAGCAACACGTTCACATGTCATGTATGTAGCAGGACGTTCTTTCACAAGGGCACACTGACACACCACATGAAGTCACACAAGACAAACTTCTGCAGCATCTGCAAGCAGCATTTCCCTCAAAAGAAGCTGAACTCCCACAGATGTGTGCCTCCTGTTTTACATCAGAGAATCAGCAAGTCGTGCGAGTTATGCGGCAAGATCTTTGCCAACCAGTCAGCTCTGAGGATTCACTATGTTGTCCATACAGGTGAGAAACCCTACAGGTGCAGCCTGTGCGGCAAAAGGTTTACTCAGAAAggcaatttaaaatgtcatctaCGCATCCATACTGGTGAGAGACCTTTCCTGTGTGTTAAGTGTGGAAAGACCTTCACGCAGAAGGTGAACCTCAATCATCATCTAATGGCACACTTAAATCGTGAGGTTGTTGGAGGAGCGTCAGTGTGTCAGAAACAACCTAAACCTAGCAACATGTAG
- the LOC116736120 gene encoding zinc finger protein 300-like isoform X2, with amino-acid sequence MASRVSIHSQLSSVMETMAKSAFSQVCKLVDQDSAELRSELSRLLFANSALTEKVNSLECELTSVVRDTPKKSRSYCSVVTCPPTIEGIFGKDWCINLWKDRDPYSPQRCTDSPGSPDDEPTAAQSDQVTLAEIKKEELMPNAATNSDELVVLTTTNSDELVVLTTTNSDELVASEEAISNDEHEESMAEELDQKSVDYPVDGSTCSLPLDQGGQQDSLLESTEETLVQFISINDTTEEDFSAHIIPIEVEDDDAEEEEDDDDVQFVQASHNEAELSPAVGPSHDEQQTLPTNSTDNCFTNVKDLPKNLNVVSVKTTRAPKSNTFTCHVCSRTFFHKGTLTHHMKSHKTNFCSICKQHFPQKKLNSHRCVPPVLHQRISKSCELCGKIFANQSALRIHYVVHTGEKPYRCSLCGKRFTQKGNLKCHLRIHTGERPFLCVKCGKTFTQKVNLNHHLMAHLNREVVGGASVCQKQPKPSNM; translated from the exons ATGGCGAGCCGCGTCTCCATTCACTCCCAGCTCTCCTCCGTCATGGAGACGATGGCGAAGTCTGCGTTTAGCCAGGTCTGCAAGCTGGTGGACCAGGACTCAGCCGAGCTGCGGTCGGAGCTGTCCCGGCTTCTGTTTGCCAATTCAGCCCTGACGGAGAAAGTGAACAGTCTGGAGTGCGAACTAACAAGTGTGGTCAGAGACACGCCCAAGAAAAGTAGAAGTTATTGCAGCGTAG TGACCTGCCCTCCCACTATAGAGGGGATCTTTGGAAAAGACTGGTGTATAAATCTGTGGAAGGACAGAGATCCATACAGTCCCCAGAGATGCACAGACTCACCAGGGTCTCCTGATGATGAG CCTACAGCAGCTCAGTCGGACCAAGTCACACTTGCCGAGATCAAAAAAGAGGAGTTGATGCCAAATGCTGCCACTAACTCAGATGAGTTAGTAGTCCTAACTACCACTAACTCAGATGAGTTAGTAGTCCTAACTACCACTAACTCAGATGAGTTAGTGGCATCTGAGGAAGCAATTTCCAATGACG AACACGAAGAAAGCATGGCTGAGGAATTGGACCAGAAGTCAGTGGATTACCCTGTCGATGGCAGTACTTGCAGCTTGCCACTTGATCAGGGTGGACAGCAGGATTCATTATTAGAAAGTACAGAAGAAACACTTGTGCAGTTTATCAGTATCAATGATACAACAGAAGAGGACTTTAGCGCCCATATCATACCAATTGAAGTGGAGGATGACGatgcggaggaggaggaggatgatgatgatgttcagTTTGTCCAAGCAAGTCACAATGAAGCAGAATTGAGCCCTGCAGTCGGGCCCAGTCACGACGAACAGCAGACATTACCAACAAACAGCACTGACAACTGTTTCACTAATGTTAAAGACCTCCCTAAAAACTTGAATGTGGTCAGTGTGAAAACGACCAGAGCTCCAAAAAGCAACACGTTCACATGTCATGTATGTAGCAGGACGTTCTTTCACAAGGGCACACTGACACACCACATGAAGTCACACAAGACAAACTTCTGCAGCATCTGCAAGCAGCATTTCCCTCAAAAGAAGCTGAACTCCCACAGATGTGTGCCTCCTGTTTTACATCAGAGAATCAGCAAGTCGTGCGAGTTATGCGGCAAGATCTTTGCCAACCAGTCAGCTCTGAGGATTCACTATGTTGTCCATACAGGTGAGAAACCCTACAGGTGCAGCCTGTGCGGCAAAAGGTTTACTCAGAAAggcaatttaaaatgtcatctaCGCATCCATACTGGTGAGAGACCTTTCCTGTGTGTTAAGTGTGGAAAGACCTTCACGCAGAAGGTGAACCTCAATCATCATCTAATGGCACACTTAAATCGTGAGGTTGTTGGAGGAGCGTCAGTGTGTCAGAAACAACCTAAACCTAGCAACATGTAG
- the LOC116736120 gene encoding zinc finger protein 300-like isoform X1 translates to MASRVSIHSQLSSVMETMAKSAFSQVCKLVDQDSAELRSELSRLLFANSALTEKVNSLECELTSVVRDTPKKSRSYCSVGVQTVCSRDEKHHDVTCPPTIEGIFGKDWCINLWKDRDPYSPQRCTDSPGSPDDEPTAAQSDQVTLAEIKKEELMPNAATNSDELVVLTTTNSDELVVLTTTNSDELVASEEAISNDEHEESMAEELDQKSVDYPVDGSTCSLPLDQGGQQDSLLESTEETLVQFISINDTTEEDFSAHIIPIEVEDDDAEEEEDDDDVQFVQASHNEAELSPAVGPSHDEQQTLPTNSTDNCFTNVKDLPKNLNVVSVKTTRAPKSNTFTCHVCSRTFFHKGTLTHHMKSHKTNFCSICKQHFPQKKLNSHRCVPPVLHQRISKSCELCGKIFANQSALRIHYVVHTGEKPYRCSLCGKRFTQKGNLKCHLRIHTGERPFLCVKCGKTFTQKVNLNHHLMAHLNREVVGGASVCQKQPKPSNM, encoded by the exons ATGGCGAGCCGCGTCTCCATTCACTCCCAGCTCTCCTCCGTCATGGAGACGATGGCGAAGTCTGCGTTTAGCCAGGTCTGCAAGCTGGTGGACCAGGACTCAGCCGAGCTGCGGTCGGAGCTGTCCCGGCTTCTGTTTGCCAATTCAGCCCTGACGGAGAAAGTGAACAGTCTGGAGTGCGAACTAACAAGTGTGGTCAGAGACACGCCCAAGAAAAGTAGAAGTTATTGCAGCGTAGGTGTGCAAACTGTCTGCAGCAGAGACGAGAAGCATCATGATG TGACCTGCCCTCCCACTATAGAGGGGATCTTTGGAAAAGACTGGTGTATAAATCTGTGGAAGGACAGAGATCCATACAGTCCCCAGAGATGCACAGACTCACCAGGGTCTCCTGATGATGAG CCTACAGCAGCTCAGTCGGACCAAGTCACACTTGCCGAGATCAAAAAAGAGGAGTTGATGCCAAATGCTGCCACTAACTCAGATGAGTTAGTAGTCCTAACTACCACTAACTCAGATGAGTTAGTAGTCCTAACTACCACTAACTCAGATGAGTTAGTGGCATCTGAGGAAGCAATTTCCAATGACG AACACGAAGAAAGCATGGCTGAGGAATTGGACCAGAAGTCAGTGGATTACCCTGTCGATGGCAGTACTTGCAGCTTGCCACTTGATCAGGGTGGACAGCAGGATTCATTATTAGAAAGTACAGAAGAAACACTTGTGCAGTTTATCAGTATCAATGATACAACAGAAGAGGACTTTAGCGCCCATATCATACCAATTGAAGTGGAGGATGACGatgcggaggaggaggaggatgatgatgatgttcagTTTGTCCAAGCAAGTCACAATGAAGCAGAATTGAGCCCTGCAGTCGGGCCCAGTCACGACGAACAGCAGACATTACCAACAAACAGCACTGACAACTGTTTCACTAATGTTAAAGACCTCCCTAAAAACTTGAATGTGGTCAGTGTGAAAACGACCAGAGCTCCAAAAAGCAACACGTTCACATGTCATGTATGTAGCAGGACGTTCTTTCACAAGGGCACACTGACACACCACATGAAGTCACACAAGACAAACTTCTGCAGCATCTGCAAGCAGCATTTCCCTCAAAAGAAGCTGAACTCCCACAGATGTGTGCCTCCTGTTTTACATCAGAGAATCAGCAAGTCGTGCGAGTTATGCGGCAAGATCTTTGCCAACCAGTCAGCTCTGAGGATTCACTATGTTGTCCATACAGGTGAGAAACCCTACAGGTGCAGCCTGTGCGGCAAAAGGTTTACTCAGAAAggcaatttaaaatgtcatctaCGCATCCATACTGGTGAGAGACCTTTCCTGTGTGTTAAGTGTGGAAAGACCTTCACGCAGAAGGTGAACCTCAATCATCATCTAATGGCACACTTAAATCGTGAGGTTGTTGGAGGAGCGTCAGTGTGTCAGAAACAACCTAAACCTAGCAACATGTAG